From the Amycolatopsis thermoflava N1165 genome, one window contains:
- a CDS encoding pyruvate, phosphate dikinase has product MTATTGFRWLVVPEADMPEPSRELVGGKAWSLWRMRSLGLRVPPAFVVTTKACAAYFEDDDLPEGLSDELTAGIRHIEDQLGRTFGGTERPLLVSVRSGAAISMPGMMDTILDLGCNDKVEGALAAESGDPEFAAEVHRRFTGFYGRLVLGCTEDLEDLPDTAAVRAAIAEDVGEAVPADPWEQLRAAVAAVFRSSRSRRAMAYRKHYGIPEDLGTGVTIQAMVFGNLDDDSGTGVLFTRNPVDGTREPYGEYLPRGQGEDVVSGRVTPKPLAHLAQRWPRVHAELLAAADCLDREGRDAQDIEFTVQRGELFLLQSRPAKRTARAAVRIAVDLVDEGVLDPAEALTRVTAEQVRTLLRPEIAPGAAEGAELLAEGVSASPGVATGVVVDTPEAAQAHPGCVLVRKSTSPDDVHGMIAAAAVVTEQGGATSHAAVVSRALDTPCVVGCGAGTVDTLTGRTVTVDATAGRVYAGELATSAVDEREDADLQRLTEWAEAASPVRARADGAVEPVFDGDAADVGEELPAIPLGTKTVRGAVFCTPDGVRAALDAGVEVILTPHRLPVLLAAIAHDRRTS; this is encoded by the coding sequence ATGACCGCCACGACGGGGTTCCGCTGGCTGGTCGTCCCCGAGGCGGACATGCCCGAGCCGAGCCGGGAACTCGTCGGCGGCAAGGCGTGGAGCCTGTGGCGGATGCGTTCCCTCGGGCTGCGCGTGCCACCCGCGTTCGTCGTCACCACCAAGGCGTGCGCGGCCTACTTCGAAGACGACGACCTGCCCGAAGGCCTGTCCGATGAGCTGACCGCCGGCATCCGGCACATCGAGGACCAGCTGGGCCGTACCTTCGGCGGCACCGAGCGCCCGCTGCTGGTCTCGGTCCGCTCCGGCGCGGCGATCAGCATGCCCGGGATGATGGACACCATCCTCGACCTCGGCTGCAACGACAAGGTCGAGGGAGCGCTGGCGGCCGAATCCGGCGACCCGGAGTTCGCCGCCGAGGTGCACCGCCGCTTCACCGGGTTCTACGGGCGGCTGGTGCTCGGCTGCACCGAGGACCTGGAGGACCTGCCCGACACCGCCGCCGTGCGCGCCGCGATCGCCGAGGATGTCGGTGAAGCCGTGCCTGCCGACCCGTGGGAGCAGCTGCGGGCCGCGGTGGCCGCCGTGTTCCGCTCCAGCCGGTCTCGGCGGGCCATGGCCTACCGCAAGCACTACGGCATCCCGGAGGACCTCGGTACCGGGGTCACGATCCAGGCGATGGTGTTCGGCAACCTCGACGACGACTCCGGCACCGGCGTGCTGTTCACCCGCAACCCCGTCGACGGCACGCGCGAACCCTACGGCGAGTACCTGCCGCGCGGGCAGGGCGAGGACGTCGTGTCCGGCCGCGTCACGCCGAAACCGCTGGCGCACCTGGCACAGCGCTGGCCGCGAGTGCACGCCGAGCTGCTCGCCGCCGCGGATTGCCTCGACCGCGAGGGTCGCGACGCGCAGGACATCGAGTTCACCGTGCAACGCGGTGAGCTGTTCCTGCTGCAGTCCCGGCCGGCCAAGCGGACGGCCCGCGCCGCGGTGCGAATCGCGGTCGACCTGGTCGACGAGGGGGTGCTCGACCCGGCCGAAGCGCTGACCAGGGTGACCGCGGAGCAGGTCCGCACCCTGTTGCGACCGGAGATCGCGCCCGGCGCCGCCGAGGGCGCGGAGCTGCTGGCCGAAGGGGTCAGCGCGAGCCCGGGCGTGGCCACCGGCGTCGTGGTGGACACGCCGGAGGCGGCGCAGGCCCACCCCGGCTGCGTGCTGGTGCGCAAGTCCACCAGCCCGGACGACGTGCACGGCATGATCGCCGCCGCGGCCGTGGTCACCGAGCAGGGCGGCGCGACCTCGCACGCCGCGGTGGTCAGCAGGGCGCTGGACACCCCGTGCGTGGTCGGGTGCGGCGCGGGCACCGTGGACACCCTGACCGGCCGCACCGTGACGGTCGACGCGACCGCGGGCCGGGTCTACGCGGGCGAGCTGGCGACCTCGGCGGTCGACGAGCGCGAGGACGCCGACCTGCAGCGGCTCACCGAATGGGCGGAGGCCGCCTCGCCGGTCCGGGCGCGGGCCGACGGTGCCGTGGAGCCGGTCTTCGACGGCGACGCGGCTGACGTCGGCGAGGAGCTGCCTGCCATCCCGCTCGGCACGAAGACCGTGCGCGGGGCGGTGTTCTGCACTCCGGATGGGGTGCGGGCCGCTCTCGACGCCGGCGTCGAAGTGATTCTCACGCCGCACCGGCTGCCGGTCCTGCTCGCCGCCATCGCTCACGACAGGAGGACGTCATGA
- the accB gene encoding acetyl-CoA carboxylase biotin carboxyl carrier protein: protein MTKPERVTQREVREILRTFQESGWSAMTLELDRMRITVGKDGPPAAAAPRQAAAANVEAVTMVAEPAAPAPPPAPAAVAPRPPASSPAVDTTGCVEVRSPAVGSFWVSPSPGEPPFVQVGQQVQANDQLAIVEVMKLMNPVVAPQAGEIVQVCAANAELVEFDQVLFLIRPGDE, encoded by the coding sequence ATGACTAAGCCCGAGCGGGTAACCCAGCGGGAGGTGCGGGAGATCCTGCGCACGTTCCAGGAGTCCGGCTGGTCCGCGATGACGCTGGAACTGGACCGTATGCGGATCACCGTCGGCAAGGACGGCCCGCCCGCGGCGGCTGCCCCGCGCCAGGCCGCCGCGGCCAATGTCGAGGCGGTCACGATGGTAGCCGAGCCGGCGGCCCCGGCACCACCGCCGGCCCCCGCCGCGGTGGCTCCGCGACCGCCGGCTTCATCGCCGGCCGTCGACACCACCGGGTGCGTCGAGGTGCGGTCGCCCGCGGTCGGGTCGTTCTGGGTGTCGCCGAGCCCGGGCGAGCCGCCGTTCGTGCAGGTCGGCCAGCAGGTGCAGGCGAACGACCAGCTCGCGATCGTCGAGGTCATGAAGCTGATGAACCCGGTCGTCGCGCCCCAGGCGGGGGAGATCGTGCAGGTGTGCGCCGCGAACGCCGAGCTCGTCGAGTTCGACCAGGTGCTGTTCCTGATCAGGCCGGGCGATGAGTAG